TCTCTGTTACCACAATACCAGCTTTAGCCAATATCCATCCTGCAATGCTACTACGGTATTTAGCATACCACTCAAGTTCGTCGGTACCTGGTGGTGGAGTAAGTTCAACGGATTGGTGTTTGCTTATAGCATTAAGAGTTTTATAGTAATAACTTGTACGGCAGGTTGCTATATAACATAAGCGTGTAATGCCTTGCTCAATGAGTACATTTAGGTTTTCAATCAAATCACTGAAACTACTCTGTGTTTCAATATAATCGAATAGTAATAGGGCCGGCGTTGTTGGTGTAAGCTTTTCTACAAGTTTTTCTATAGCATCATTTTTTAGACTACCTTTGACCTTCAGAACAACCCAACCTCTGTTTAAAGCTTCTAAACCAAGCTCCAACATAAGTCTGCTCTTGCCAATACCGCCTTTACCGTTTATCACTAACCCAGTGATATCATTGCTTTTAAAACAATCAAGTAAACTATTCTCATCCCAAATTTTTAAATCCTTTGGTTTGGCCGTTTTTTTAATGTGTTCAACAAGACTATAATAGGGTGATTTACTGCTGTTCAAATATGAACGGAATGTGCCAGTATCTACCGTTTCATTTAAAGGTATTAATCCGTTTGGTCGTGTTTCTGGAAACCATCGAAAAATCGTGTGCGGCCGTTTTCTAAGGAGGTCGCATAAGTCACTCCAATCCTTGACCGTGACTTCGATTCTAGCAAGATGAGAAAGATGCGAATGTTTCCCAGCAAGAACCAGAAAGAATTCCGCAATTACCTTTTGTAGGTCACGCCGTTGCTCTTCATTTTTTAACTCTGCACTTATTGCAAATACATACTTACATATTGGGGTATCGGTTGTATACCACGGTCCATATTGCGATTGACCATGCGTAGGTCCATTAGGGTTTTGTAGGTGTTCTTCTAGTTTTTTCCCAACCTCTCTCCATCGCTGAACCACTACCGCAGCATTATCCTCACCAACAACTTTACATTCAACAACAGTGCATGTATTGGTTACCTCGATAGAATCTATCCCCCCATCTTTTCCACCACCGGGGTAACAATGCAATTGGCTATACTCCGGCAATAATAACTCGTGAACAAATCGTTGGAATGCGTCACCAATATCAGTTTCAACTAATCGTGGATTTAGGCACCTATTTTCAAATCGTGGAATTTCCATAACCAATTAACGATAAATAACAGAAGTTTACTTAGTTAATTACAATGTGACAATCAGTTTTATTCATTTCAAACCTAATACGATCTAATTTATTTATTTCCTAAATGCACTTAATAAGTTTATAAATAGACCCATGTGTTAATTTTCCTTTTTCAAGTTACCCCAATATATCCCGGTAATCTATCTTCATGGCGGTCTTGGCCCGGTCCAGTATCTCGCCGGAATACTCCTGCCCTTTTATGATCCCCTTCCGCAGGACATCCTTAACATAACCCAGGTCGTTCCCCAATTCCATGCGCTTCTGCCGGATCGGTGCAAAATAGGCATTCATGTTGGCGATCAGCTCCTTCTTGCAGACCACGCAGCCCCGCCCGCCCTTTAAACATTCTTCCTTAATGGCGGCGTGACCGGGGGTGAATATCTGGTGATAGGCATAGACCATGCAGCCGTCCGGGTGGCCGGGATCGTCCTTGCGGGCCTTGGCGGGATCGGTATAGGCGCTCATGATCTTCTTGGCGGTCTCCTCCGCACTGTCCTTGATGTCAATGGCGTTGTTCAGCGACTTGCTCATCTTGGCGTTGCCGTCAAAACCCTTGATCCGCCCGAAGGAACCCACCTTGGCCTCCGGCTCCACGAACACCGGCCCGTAGATCCGGTTGAAATCGCGGGCGATCTCCCGGGTCATCTCGATCATCGGCACCTGATCGTCCCCCACCGGCACCAGGTCGGCGTTGAAGGCCAGGATGTCGGCCGCCTGGGAGACGGGATAGGCGAAGAACCCTAAGGGCAGTGATTCCCCGAAGCCCTTCTGCTTGATCTCCTCCTTGACGGTGGGGTTGCGGCCCACCCGGGCCACCGTCACCAGGTTCATGAAGAACACGGTCAGGTCGGCGATGGCCGGCATCTTGGACTGGATGACGATGGTGGCCTTTTCGGGGTCTATCCCGGCCGCCAAGTAGTCCAGCGTGACCTCGATGATGTTGTCGTGCACCTTTTGGGGATCGTCAAAGTTGTCGGTCAAAGCCTGAACGTCGGCGATCAGGATGAAGGTGCGGTACTGCTCCTGCAGGGCCACCCGTTCTTTGAGCGAGCCGAAATAGTGCCCTATGTGCAGGGGGCCGGTGGGCCGGTCCCCGGTAAGGATCGTTTTCATGGGGTTTTGTCCTTTATATTATCCATATTTATTTTCTTATTTGTCATTCCCGAGAAGTCGGGAATCCATTTATAGACCTCCCCACATCCCCTCCTTGATCAAGGAGGGGATCAAAGGGGTGGTAATGCTATCTCCTCCTCCACTCCAGCAGCACCATCCAGATCGGCAGGTCGTGCCGCCAGCCGGTGCCCTTGATCACCTTCTTGTACCAGGGGTTCCGCGGGAACACCATCTCCAGCTTCTGCCCCTCCAGCATACCAGCCAGCTTGCGGGCCTCCTTTAGGACCAACTGCAGAGTTTTTATGTCCCGGCCTATGGTGTTTCCGAAGGTAACGTATTTCTTGTCCTTGGACTGGATCAGCATGGTCACCCCGGACAGGCCCTGCCGGTCGAAATAGACATAGACCCGTTTCTCCTTGATCAGCCTTTGCAGCAGGCTTTCGTCCAGGGTCAGGGCCTTCCAGCCTTCCAGATAGAATCCCTTCCAAAGTTTATAGCGGCTGTCCCTTTTCAGCAGGGCCATGATCTCACCGGCATCCGACGGCCGGGCCGGGACCAGCTTGGTCTCGTCGGCCCTGGGCGCCTTGCACCACATCTCATCATAAGTATTGATGATCTTCATGCCCTTGGATCTTCCCAGATGGATGGAGATCTTGTTGTAGGAGCCGGTGGCGTAGCGGATGAATTTAGGCTTGAACGACAGGGCCTTGACCCAGGTGAAATCCTGGATGGCCCGCCCGATGCCGTGCCCCCGGAAGGTGGGATCCACCCTGAGCCCCTCCAGCCACAGCTCTCCCGGCCGGTGTTCGGTGATCTTGCCCAGCCCGATGGCGGTGCCGTGCAGGTCGGCCACGAAGAACATGCCCTTCTTGTCCTTGAGCCACTGGTCCCATACCTCGGGGATGTAGTCGCCCCACCGCCCGAATGTTTTCTGGCAGAAATCCAGCACCGTGGCCTTGTCCGAGGGTTTGGCCTGGCGGAATCTGACGTCCTTTATCTCGAAATAATTTTTCTTTTTCATGATATTTTCCTCTCTTGTCATATGCTGTTCACAGAATCTTGTGACTTTGATATGTCAGATCTGCGAAAGCAGGTATCCAGGTTTTTTATGGATTCCCGCCTTCGCGAGAATGACAATACTCTTCATTGATCATTTATCTTTTCAATCAAATATCTCCAGGGTTACGGGCTTTCCACCTTGCTCCAGGGCGTGAAGCCATGCCCCAGCACCTCCTTGGCGTCGGTCACCACCATGAAGGCCTTGGGATCCAGGGCTTTTACGATCTCCCGGAGCTGGGCCAGCTCCCGGCGGCTGACCACGCAGAACAGGATGGTCCTCTCGGTGCCCTTGTAGAATCCCCTGCCCACCCACATGGTGCCACCCCGGTCCATTCCCAGCACCACCTCGCCCCGGATCAGTTCGTAATGATCGGAGATGATGTAGGCCGCCTTGTTATAAGACGGGCCCTCTAATATGACATCCAGGATCCGGCCCGAGATATACAGGGTGGTGAATCCCAGCAGGGCCAGGTCCACCTGCCGGAAGGTCAGACCGGCCAGGGCGATGATGAAGAAATCCACCATCATGATCCCCATGCCCGGGGTGAAGTTGGTGTGCTTGGCCAGGATCTGGGCCACGATATCCGAGCCGCCGGTGGTGGCCTGGTGCCTGAAGGCCAGGCCCAGCCCCACGCCCAGCAGCACCGCTCCGTAGATGGACGCCAGAATGGTGTTCTGGGTGGCGGCCTTGAGATGCCAGGTGGCCTGGAAGAGATCCGTCAGGAAGGAGGTCATGAAAACCGCATAGATGGTGCGGAACCCGAACTTCTTGCCGAATTCTTTAAGTCCCCATATGAACAGCGGGATGTTGATCACGAAGATCATGGTGCCCACCGGCAGTTTGAACAGGTAGTGAAAGATCAACGCCAGGCCGGCCGCCCCGCCGGCCACGATCTTGTGCGGCACCAGGAACAGGTCGTAGGACAGAGCCATGAGGGCCGCCCCCAGGGTTATCATGAAGAAATCCCAGATGACCTTGGGCAGCCGGGGCTTCACTATTATCCGTTTTATTTTTATATCCATAGCAGATCTTACTTTTCGGATTTCCGGTAGGCCGCCATCGCGGCGCTGAATATTTTTCGCAGGGGCGCTTTAAACTTTTGAGCCGCCGAGAGGCAGGCATCGTATTCCGGCTGGAACTTTTTCTCTCCGTCAGGCAGTTCCGCCACCTTGCCCTCTACGATGCCGTATTCGGTCCTGACTTTGATCGTCTTCCGGGGAAGGACATAACGATCGAGCGGCGTCCGGCGGATGCCCAAAGTGGTGGTCTCCCGCATGAGGATATCCACCGCCTTCTTTTCATGGGACGGAGCGACCAGGGCCGAAAGCATCACGGCCGGGCGGTTCTTCTTCATCTGGATGGGCGTGAAATAGACATCGCAGGCCCCGGCCCGGAAAAGCAGATCCATCACCTGGCCGTATATCTGGGGATTCATGTCGTCGATATTGGTCTCCAGCAGCACCATCTGCTCCAGATCCCTCCCGCTGGCATAAGACTCCCCCACCATCGCCCGCAGGATATTGGGCACCGGCAGATCCATGGTGCCGGCCCCGTGGCCTGTCTTCTCCAGGGACATGGCCGGCATCGGACCGAAGGAATCCGCCAGATAGGTCATTAACAGTGCGCCGGTGGGGGTCACCAGCTCCCCGGTCAGTTCGTTCTGATATATCTTGACATCTTTCAATAACAAAGCTGTTGCCGGGGCGGGCACCGGCAGAATGCCGTGGCGGCATTTGATCGTTCCTTTCCCGATGTTCAGCGGTGAGCAATATGTTTTTTCGATGCCCAGATCGTCCAGGGCCAGCATGGTCCCGGCGATGTCGATGATGCTGTCGATGGCCCCCACCTCGTGGAAGTGTATCCTCTCCACGGTGGTCCGGTGCACCCCGGCCTCGGCCCTGGCCAATATGGTGAAGGCTTCGATGATCCGTTTTTCGATCATCGGTTTGAACTTTGCTTTTTTGATCAGGGCGGTGATCTGGGAAAGGTTGCGCTCCGGCTGTTTCCGGTATTCTACCTCCAGATGAAGCCCGCCCACCCCCTGTTTGGCCACCTGCTTGAGACGGATATCCCAGCCGGAGACCGGGATCCTTTTCAGTTCCCGGAGGATCTTTTTCCTGTCGGCTCCGGCGTCGATCAATGCCGCCAGGATCATGTTGCCCGAGGCCCCGGTGGGGCAGTCGAAGAATATCGTTCTCACTTCTTGCAGCCTTTCAAAATCGTCGCCGCCAGGTACCCGGCCCCGAAGCCGTTGTCGATGTTGACCACCGATACCCCCGGCGAACAGCTGTTGAGCATGGCCAGCAGGGCGGTGATCCCTCCGAAGCTGGCCCCGTAGCCCACGCTGGTGGGCACCGCGATCACCGGGCAGGCCACCAGGCCGCCCACCACGCTGGGCAGGGCGCCCTCCATTCCCGCCACGGCGACTATCACCTTGGCCTCCCGCAGTATATCGATCTTATCCAATAGGCGGTGAAGCCCGGCCACACCCACATCCCACATCCTGACCGCCCGGAACCCGAAGATCTCGGCGGTCAGGGCCGCCTCCTCGGCCACCAGTATGTCCGAGGTCCCGGCGGTAATGACCGCGGCATAGTCGCCGCTCTTTTTGGGTTTGACCCTGGCATTGGTGATGATCCTGGCCCGGGAATGGTAGACCGCAGCCGGGCAAAGTTTTTTGACCGCTTTATAGTGCACGGCATCGGCCCTGGTGGCCATCACCAGCCCCTGCATCTTCTGGAAGATCAGGGCCGCCTGAGCCGGGGTCTTGCCCTGGCAGAATATCACCTCCGGCAGCCCCCGGCGCAGGGTCCGGTGGGTGTCGATGTTGGCGATGCCGATATCCTGGTAAGGCAGGGCCGCCAGCGTTTTCAGCACCTCCGGTTCGGAGATTTTGCCGGCCTTGTACTTTCGCAGCAACTCGTTAAGTTTTTCTTTTTGCATTTTTCTTTCCGTCATCGTAACACCCCTTTTGATAACCGGCCAGATCGAGGGTCACGAATTTATAGCCTGCCTCACGCAAGAATTCGATGATCTTATTTTTTAATTTAAGCGCTTGGTTGAACTGCGCCGTCGGGATCTCTATCCGGGCCAGATCTCCGTGATGCCTTACCCGCAGGTGGCCGAAACCCATCTTTTTCAAGGGAGCTTCGGCCCTTCCGATCCTCTTAAGTTCCGGGATGGTTATTTTCTGACCATAGGGTATCCTGGTGGCCAGGCAGGAATTCGACGGGGCATTCCAGTTGGGCAGTCCCATTTTTTTAGATAACGACCTGATCTCAGCCTTGGTCAGGCCGGCCTCGGCCAGCGGGCTTTTGATGCCGTATTTGATCGAGGCTGCCTTTCCGGGCCGGTATTCCTTTTTATCGTCCGCGGTGCTGCCATCGATGATGGCTGATATCCCTTTTGCCTTAGCGATCTTCTTCATCTCCCGCCAAAGCAGGCTCTTGCAGTGATAGCACCTGTCGGGTGGATTGGCCAGAAATGCTTTGTCCTTCAATTCTCCGGTCTTTATTGCCAGATGATTCAGGTTGTATTTTCCGGCAATTGTTAGGGCGGTTCTTGTTTCATCCCCGGAGTGTATGGCCGAGACCGCCGTCACCGCCAGATGATCTTCGCCCAGGATCTTCTTGGCCGTCACCGCCAGAAAAGTGCTGTCTATCCCGCCGGAATAGGCCACAAGGATGCTGCCATAGCTTCTGAGCAATGATACGAGTTTTGTCTGCTTCTCCCTCAAACCCATGACTTGCTCTGTGTCTCGGTGACTCTGTGGCATATTATAGTTCCACGATCCGGCCGCTCATATCGTCCAGTTCCACCACCGCGCAGGTCGGCTTGCCGGTCAGATAGCCGCAGGCTTCGCCGGGATTGATCACCAGGGTTCCCTCCTCGTAGATGTCCACCTTGTGGGTGTGCCCGTAGAGGATCAGGTCATAGGTCCCGGCCTTGATCAGGCTTTCCAGGCAGCGCGGCTCGTGCATCATGCAGATGCTCCGTTCGCCGATCTTCAATTCGTAAGGGCCGCTGTGCAGTTCGAATCCGGCCTCCTCGAAGCGTTCCTTGAGATATATCTTCTCCCCGTCGTTGTTGCCGTAAACTGCTATTAGTTTGAGCCTGGCCTTGGCAAAGACCGGGACGATGAAGGGGGCCACGAAATCCCCGGCGTGAAGGACGATCTTGACGTCCTCGTCGAAGAAGGCTTCGCAGGCCTTCTGGCAGGCCTCAAGATTATCATGGGTATCGGAGATCAAACCGATCTTCATAGATTTTGTCCCCTATTATCTATTCACTAGAATCTATTGACTATCTCTGGCACTTCGGGCACCAATAGGTCCCCCGTCCCCGGAATATCTCCTTGACGATGGTCCCTCCGCACCTTCGGCATTTGTTTCCCTGCTTGCCATACACCCGGTGCTTCACCTGGAACCAGCCCTTCTTGCCCTGCCCGTCGCGGTAGGTGTCCACCGAGCTCCCCCGGGCGGCGATGGCCTCTTTCAGGACTTGAATGATGGCCCGGTGTAGTTTCTTCAGCTCCGGCCCGCTTAGCTGGTCGGCCGGCCTCTGGGGTGCGATAGCCGCCCGGTGCAGGGCCTCCGCGGCATAGATATTGCCCAGTCCGGCCACGATGCTCTGGTCCAGCAGCAGCGGCTTGATCGGCCCCCTGCGCCCGCCCAGGCGCTCCTTCAACGCTTCGGAAGTGAAATCTTTCTCCAGCGGCTCCGGCCCCATTTCTTGAAGCGACGGGATGGTGCCGGCATCGCCGGCCAGTTCGATGGATCCGAACTTGCGCTGGTCGGAGAACACCAGCCGCTGACCGCCGCTAAAGTAAAAGATGATTCTGGCCGCCCTGGGCAGAGAATCACCTTTTTGCTGGTATTGCAGCACTCCGGTCATCTTCAGGTGGACCACCAAAACCTTCCCGGTGTCCAGGTGCAGGATCAGATATTTGCCCCTCCGGCCGAACCGGGTGAAACTTCTCCCCGAGATCTCGCCAAGAAATCCTTTGGGCGTTGCGCCCTTCAGGGAGCCGGTATTCAGTATCTCCACCTGCGTGATCCGCTTTCCGGCAAGGCTCCGGGTCAGGTCCCGGCGGACCGTTTCAACCTCCGGCAGTTCCGGCATGGTCTCAGTTGTCCTCGCCCAGGTTCTTCATATCGTTCTCCAGGGCATCCAGCTCGGCCAGCAGGTCATCGGCCTCGCTGAGGGTATTCTCGTTCCTGGTCCTGATGGCCTGGTCAGCCTCGGCCGACTCCTGTTCTCCGGCAATGGACTCAGGCAGCTCGATCTTTATTTCGGGAATGCCGGTTTCCGGCTGGCTCATTTCGCCGGGGAACACTATCTCCGGCCCACCCGGCTCATCGATCTGGATGGGGGCCATCTGCGCCGGAGGCTGGGCCTGCGGGGCGTTCATCCCGGCATACTCCTGGATCAGCATCCGCTGTCGCTCCCGAAGCTGCGACATCTGCTCCTCCAGTTCGTGGTTCCTGACGGTCAGTTCCTCGTTGCGGTCCCGCAGATCCTTGAGCACCTTCTCCCACTTCTGGCGCTGATCCTGATACTTGAGTTGTATATCCTGGATCTTGGCCTGCACCTCCACCCGTCCCTGGGCCATGGCGTTCTGGACGTCGTTCTGGCGCTGGGCCTGCATCTGCTGGATCTGAGCCTGCATCTCGGAACGGGTCCGGGCCACTGCGCCCTGGACCTCGCTGTGGTGCTTAAGCTCCAGCTGATCGATCTGGTCCTGCATCTCCTGGCGGACCTCGTTGACCGCGGCTTCGATCTGCTTATAGGTGGACTGCAAGGCAGCCGGGCCGGCTGGCGCAGCCGGCTGAAGCGGCGGCGGCTGGGGTATGTTGAAAGCCGGCGGCGCAGCAGGCCTGGGAGCCGTTTGCGGCGGGGGTGGCGGGGCCGGGGCTTCCTGGATTGGCATCCTGGCCGGTGGCTGCGGTGCGCTGGCGGCCGGGGGCGCTGGCGGCCGGGGCGCCATTTGCTGCGGCGGAGACGGCGGTTGCGGTATGTTGGCGGCCGGAGGCGCCGGCGGCCGGGGCGCCATTTGCTGCGGCGGAGGCGGCGGAGCCGGTTTGGGCATGGCCGGAGCCTGGGGCGGCGGAGCGGCCGGGGCCGGACCCTCGTCGGTCACGATCTTGCCGAAGATATCGTCCAGTTCGTCGTCCAGGCCGGCGCCCAGCAGTCCGCCGGCGCTCGGCATCCCCGCAGGCTTTCCTATCGGAGCCCTGGGGGCCGCCGGGGCTTGGCCCGGCGCGGCAGGCCTGGCCGCAGGTTTGGGCGCCAGGTTGGTAAGCCAGGCGTTGAATTGCCCCGCATCCTTCTGTTTGTCTTCCGGTGGTACCATATATTCAGACCTTTCAAAATTTACAAAAGCATTGATCTATTTAATTTTTATGATTTCAATCGCCCACTGTGATTTATAGCATTCAGGGCACTTTAAATATTTCTTTCCCCATACATGCGGTGTCAGAAAAGCATTTATCATTTTGATGTCAAACTCATGAGTGCAGGCAGGACACCGGTACCCGAATTTATTTGTCTGCCATTTGGCAAGCACCAACAATAGCATAGCGATGAAACCAAGAAATATTACAAGTCCGAATGGCCACTTTAATGGCGCCAAATAAGCACCGCCAACCGCAATCAAAATAAGGGCGAATAAAAGCAACAACAAGTTGGTTCTTTTATCCGTTTCATTATGTTCTCTGTACTGCACCATTTCCTCTTTACCTATCCGCGTAAATCAGTTTCATCCTTTGAATCCGTGTTCCATTATTTCCCCACGCCGCAGCACTTCTTGTACTTCTTCCCGCTGCCGCAGGGGCAGGGGTCGTTGCGCCCCACGTCCGGGCCGGACTTGACCACCGGGGCCTGTTTGGGCCGGCCCTCTTCGTCGCGGGGGATCATTCTCCGGGCGGCCGGGGCCTGGCTGCCGTCCTCGATCGGCCCGGCCGCCTTTGGCGCGGCCAATTCCGGCTTGAAGGCGGTCATGGCCACAGGCCTTGACTGGGGCGGCGCCACGTTCACCGGATGGGCCTTGAACAGCAGTTCGATGGTGGCCGAATCGATGGTATTATTCAGCTCCATGAACATGATATAGCTTTCCTTCTTGTACTCTATCAGGGGATCCTTCTGCCCGTAGGCCCTCAGGCCGATGCCCTCCTTGATGGCGTCCAGGTTGCTCAGATGCTCCCGCCACTTCTCGTCTATGGTCTGCAGCAGGGCAAAGTGCTCGATCCGCCTCATCAGTTCGGACCCCAGACTCTCCTCCTTCTGCCGGTATCGCTCCCGGACCGCTTCTTTGAGGTATTTCTCCAGCGAATCTATGGTCATCCCGTGATACTGGTCCTGGGAGACCGAAAGGTCCATCAGAAAATGCCGGCGCAGTTCGTCCTTGATGCCGCCCCAGTTCCAGTTCTCGGGATATTCCTTTTCATCGGTATCGGCGGCCAGGATGGCATCCACCACCCGGTCCATCATCTCGGCGATCTTATCCTGGAGGTTCTCGTCGGTCAGGGCCTCGTGCCTTATCTGGTAGATGGCCTCGCGCTGCCGGTTCATGATGTCGTCGTATTCCAGCAGGTGCTTGCGGATGTCGAAATTGTGGCCCTCCACCCGTTTTTGAGCGGTGCCGATCTGGCGGGTCAGCAGGGGATGGGTGAGCACCTCGCCCTCCTCGGCCCCCAGCTTCTCCATCACCCCGGCGATGCGCTCCGATCCGAACAGCCGCATCAGGTCGTCCTCCAGCGCCAGGAAGAAGCGGGACGATCCGGGATCGCCCTGCCGCCCGGCCCGGCCCCTCAGCTGCCGGTCTATGCGGCGCGATTCGTGCCGTTCGGTGCCGATGATGTGCAGTCCGCAGGGGACCTTCTCCCGGCACTTGAGCGTTTCGTAATGGGGGCATTGCTCCGGGGAGCCGTCATCGCTGACCAACCGGCAGTGCGGGCTCTTGACCACCCCCGGGCCCAGCTTGATGTCGGTGCCCCGCCCGGCCATGTTGGTGGCGATGGTCACCGCCTTGGGCTGCCCGGCATTGGTGACGATCTCGGCCTCTTTCTGGTGGTGCTTGGCGTTGAGCACCTTGTGATCGATGCCCTTGCGGGCCAGCATCCGGGAGAGGGTCTCCGAGACCTCCACCGACACCGTGCCCACCAGCACCGGACGGCCGGCCAGGTGCATCTGCTCGATCTCGTCGATGACGGCGTTGTATTTTTCGCGCCGGGTCCGGTAGATGACGTCGTCGTAGTCGGAGCGCCGGATGGGCTTGTTGGTGGGCACCACCGCCACGTCCAGCTTGTAGATCTCGAAGAACTCCGAGGCCTCGGTCTCGGCGGTGCCGGTCATGCCGGCCAGCTTGGCATACATCCGGAAATAGTTCTGGATGGTGACGGTGGCCAGGGTCTGGGTCTCCCGCTCGATGGCCACGTTCTCCTTGGCCTCGATGGCCTGGTGCAGGCCGTCGGAATATCTCCGGCCCGCCAGGATCCTCCCGGTGAACTCGTCCACTATCAGCACCTTGCCGTCGCTGACCACGTATTCCACGTCCTTCTCGAACAGGGAATAGGCCCGCAGCAGCTGTCCGATGTTCTGGTTCTTCTCCGACCGCTCGGAGAAGGTCAGCTCCAGCTTGATCCGGGCCTCGGCCTTCTGGGCCTCGCTCAATGATTCGTCGCTGTTGATGCGATGCATCTCCTCGGACATGTCGGGGATGATGAACAGCTCCGGCTCCTTGGGGGAAATGGTCTGGCGCCCCTTCTCGGTCAGGTCCACCACGTGCGATTTCTCGTCGATGGAGTAGAACAGCGGCTCGTCCAGCTCCCACATCTTCTTGTCCCGGATGTAGTCGTTCTCCACCTCCTGCATCAGCCGCTTGTTCTTGCCGTCCTGCAGCAGCTTGGAGAGCTTCTTGTTCTTGGGCCCGCCCCGGTAGGCCTGCAGCAGCTTGATGCCGGCCTGGTACTCCTCGCCCTCGGCCAGCAGTTTCTCGGCCTCGGCGGTGATTCGGTTGACCAGCAGGATCTGGCTCTCCACCAGTCGTTCCACCGGCCGCTTCAGCTGGTCGTAGCGGTGGGTGGAGTGCTCCACCGGACCGGAGATGATCAGCGGGGTGCGGGCCTCGTCGACCAGGATGGAATCCACCTCGTCGATGATGGCGTAATAATGCTCCCGCTGGACGCACTGCTCCAGGCTGCCAGCCATGTTGTCCCGCAGGTAATCAAAGCCGAATTCGTTGTTGGTGCCGTAGACGATGTCGCACTGGTAGGCGTCCCGGCGCTCCTGAGTGCCGGGCTCGGTGTCGTCCAGGCAGCCCACCGTCAGGCCCAGGTATCGGTAGATCTGGCCCATCCACTGGCTGTCGCGCCGGGCCAGGTAGTTGTTGACCGTCACCAGGTGCACCCCGCGCCCGCTTAGGGCGTTCAGGTAGACCGGCATGGTGGCCACCAGGGTCTTGCCCTCGCCAGTGGCCATCTCGGCGATCTTGCCCTGGTGCAGGACTATGCCGCCCAGCAGCTGGACGTCGAAGGGCACCATCTCCCAGGGAAGCTCCATGCCCACCACCGTCCAGCTTTTACCCGTATGGCGGCGGCAGGCCTCCTTGACCGCGGCGAAGGCCTCGGGCAGCAGGTCGTTCAGGATCTCCTGGTCTTCCCGCCCCTGCTGGCGTTCCTGGGCGATCCTAGCCTTGAACTCGGATGTTTTACCCTGAAGATCGGACTCCGAGAGGTTTTTATATTCCTCAAAATACCGGTTGATCTCATCGATCCTGGGCTGGAGTTTTTTGGCATCCCGTTCATACTTGCTGCCGAACAATTGTGTCAGTATCTTCCCGAACATAATATCTTATAACATTCTTAAAATTTAAACACTTATCCAAGCAAATTTAACATAATTTTGGTGATTTTGCAAGCAAATAAGAAGGGGAACGGCCTTTTGACCGGTCCCCTGTTGTTTACAGTTTGTACTTATTCCATGACGCTGTGAAAAACATCCATCACCTTACCAG
The nucleotide sequence above comes from Candidatus Edwardsbacteria bacterium RifOxyA12_full_54_48. Encoded proteins:
- a CDS encoding tryptophan--tRNA ligase, yielding MKTILTGDRPTGPLHIGHYFGSLKERVALQEQYRTFILIADVQALTDNFDDPQKVHDNIIEVTLDYLAAGIDPEKATIVIQSKMPAIADLTVFFMNLVTVARVGRNPTVKEEIKQKGFGESLPLGFFAYPVSQAADILAFNADLVPVGDDQVPMIEMTREIARDFNRIYGPVFVEPEAKVGSFGRIKGFDGNAKMSKSLNNAIDIKDSAEETAKKIMSAYTDPAKARKDDPGHPDGCMVYAYHQIFTPGHAAIKEECLKGGRGCVVCKKELIANMNAYFAPIRQKRMELGNDLGYVKDVLRKGIIKGQEYSGEILDRAKTAMKIDYRDILG
- a CDS encoding TIGR00299 family protein codes for the protein MRTIFFDCPTGASGNMILAALIDAGADRKKILRELKRIPVSGWDIRLKQVAKQGVGGLHLEVEYRKQPERNLSQITALIKKAKFKPMIEKRIIEAFTILARAEAGVHRTTVERIHFHEVGAIDSIIDIAGTMLALDDLGIEKTYCSPLNIGKGTIKCRHGILPVPAPATALLLKDVKIYQNELTGELVTPTGALLMTYLADSFGPMPAMSLEKTGHGAGTMDLPVPNILRAMVGESYASGRDLEQMVLLETNIDDMNPQIYGQVMDLLFRAGACDVYFTPIQMKKNRPAVMLSALVAPSHEKKAVDILMRETTTLGIRRTPLDRYVLPRKTIKVRTEYGIVEGKVAELPDGEKKFQPEYDACLSAAQKFKAPLRKIFSAAMAAYRKSEK
- a CDS encoding 1-(5-phosphoribosyl)-5-amino-4-imidazole-carboxylate carboxylase, producing the protein MQKEKLNELLRKYKAGKISEPEVLKTLAALPYQDIGIANIDTHRTLRRGLPEVIFCQGKTPAQAALIFQKMQGLVMATRADAVHYKAVKKLCPAAVYHSRARIITNARVKPKKSGDYAAVITAGTSDILVAEEAALTAEIFGFRAVRMWDVGVAGLHRLLDKIDILREAKVIVAVAGMEGALPSVVGGLVACPVIAVPTSVGYGASFGGITALLAMLNSCSPGVSVVNIDNGFGAGYLAATILKGCKK
- a CDS encoding TIGR00268 family protein — encoded protein: MGLREKQTKLVSLLRSYGSILVAYSGGIDSTFLAVTAKKILGEDHLAVTAVSAIHSGDETRTALTIAGKYNLNHLAIKTGELKDKAFLANPPDRCYHCKSLLWREMKKIAKAKGISAIIDGSTADDKKEYRPGKAASIKYGIKSPLAEAGLTKAEIRSLSKKMGLPNWNAPSNSCLATRIPYGQKITIPELKRIGRAEAPLKKMGFGHLRVRHHGDLARIEIPTAQFNQALKLKNKIIEFLREAGYKFVTLDLAGYQKGCYDDGKKNAKRKT
- a CDS encoding YfcE family phosphodiesterase, producing MKIGLISDTHDNLEACQKACEAFFDEDVKIVLHAGDFVAPFIVPVFAKARLKLIAVYGNNDGEKIYLKERFEEAGFELHSGPYELKIGERSICMMHEPRCLESLIKAGTYDLILYGHTHKVDIYEEGTLVINPGEACGYLTGKPTCAVVELDDMSGRIVEL
- a CDS encoding DNA-formamidopyrimidine glycosylase, yielding MPELPEVETVRRDLTRSLAGKRITQVEILNTGSLKGATPKGFLGEISGRSFTRFGRRGKYLILHLDTGKVLVVHLKMTGVLQYQQKGDSLPRAARIIFYFSGGQRLVFSDQRKFGSIELAGDAGTIPSLQEMGPEPLEKDFTSEALKERLGGRRGPIKPLLLDQSIVAGLGNIYAAEALHRAAIAPQRPADQLSGPELKKLHRAIIQVLKEAIAARGSSVDTYRDGQGKKGWFQVKHRVYGKQGNKCRRCGGTIVKEIFRGRGTYWCPKCQR